AAATCCCCGTTCTTATTCACGGAGATTTCGAACCGATGGAAGACGCAGACACCATCGCGGCCTACTTAGAAGACACCTTCTCAGAACCTAATCTAAGCAGCAACGCAACCGATGCTGGAAGAGATCTGTATTCGAAATTCGCGTTATTTATGCGAAATGGAAAACCCGAAAACGACGCAAAACTTCGCAGTGCCTTAAGCAAGGAGCTTGGGCGACTCAACGACTTCCTTAAACAACGTCCTGGTGCATATCTTGACGGAGACCATCTGCGGTTGCCCGACTGCAATTTATTGCCAAAATTGATGCATGTTAAAGAGGCGGGTGAGTTGAAAGGTTTCGTGATTCCGCAAGAGTACGATGCTGTTTTAACATATCTGAATGAAGCTACCAAACAGCGAGCATTCAGAGACACTTTCACAGAGGCAGTAAAAAATGATATAAAAGAAGGATGGAAGAAGAAATTGGGAAATTCAATGGCAACTAACTGGCGCAGATAAACAAACATTTTAGAACAGCTAAGGCTTGTTTTATCAGCAACATTTGAACTGTTAAATCCTTACATTTCATGTGGAAATGTAATATAATCGTCTCGATTTTCTATAGCTTGTATTTAAAAATCTTTTCAGTAGTTTACAAATACTGGTTTTCTATCGTAAATGTCGAGTTTTTGTTGGTATATCTTTGAGGGGAAACTCGTGTACATTCTcgattttcattgaaattccTACAATTATATCAATATCATCTTAAGGAAGAAGTTTTAAACTTTTACTTGGTTTATTTAAATGTTGAAATATCAGTTCAAAAGGGATAACGTATGCTGGGAATTTGTCGCAAAACTCTAGCTTATAATCTTCAAGAGATTAATAATTGATTGTCGCTTGGGTCCCAACTACTGAGGTCGAAGTaaattatttccaaaaacaatccGCCGCATTTTTAAACTTTATAAGAAATTTAAGAGGTCCAAGAGAAACCATCGATGCAGTGATGGAGTTTGATGAATGAAATAATTCAGCTGAAGAGAAATAAAGCCTAAAACGTGTTTCTTAAGTAGCAAACATGTTTGGTTGTTacaaaattatgcaaataatttGTGGCTTTGGACTACTTGATTTGCATTTATTGAAATTCTGATCAGAACGTCAAGATGTACAGCTCGTCATTCAATAATACGCTAGTAGGTTATATTTGCAAAATACATTCCTTCAACGACGTTGTGAAACTTAGTTTAATTCGAAATGTTAATTATAATTCTTGAAGgttcgtttttatttttattgtgttttacACGTACAAAGATCAGTGTTTCTTTTTCTGCGTAGGTGATGTATAAAAACAGGAATGGAATGGTTTGAGCTCGCATTTGTCACGTGACAGTTCAGCTGGCATGAGAAACACGTCAGGCTTGTCTTGATAACTAAACGACTGTTCTTTACTGCAAATTGAAGTTTCTAAAAAGGGATAGCGagatttcattcttttttttttctccaaaattcCCGCTTTGTCATCAAGGTGGCCGCACAAGGGTCCTTGAAACAAACAAGGTTTAGTTATCTTAGTGTTCTTCAAAGTTTTGTAATTAACAACGTACCATTGTCCGCGGGCAATAATCAAGTTGATATTTCGCCAGGCAATAAGGCTTATAATGTGAGAATTCCCTCAATAACTAAATGTAATTAACTGAGCCTATTCGAATTTTTCTGGCACAACATAGACCTACAGTCTCAGCTAAAGCTATTGGAATAATTAGTGTTTTACCGTTGAAAACTCCTTGGCCATTAACTCACTTCCCCTCTCTTCCTCTAAAAATGTTGCCTTCAAGAATAATAGCAAGGTACTAAGAATCAGTCATTTtaaagtacagtcgaacctcgattatccggatttctcgattatccggactttttctctggtcccaattttgtcatgaatatttattagtcacgatcaagatccgtagccatatcctttttaaagctacagcattgaaaggtgtaGTCAAATGCAAGGGCTTTTTGCTGTCAAAGAGCAGAGGCAGCGCTCTCACCTGTCGTAACTAttgaagaacattcgaatgagttctgattggctcagaattgcgttgttgctaagtgaaatttcacgctctatggcatggaaaacaaagaagctagcgccacgaacgtttattcacgatatCGTCAGCGCAggcgatccgttctttccataaaagataaaaatgaaaatacagacgacattgtattccaaatgatttgttaAAGTGTTGTTTCacaattaaatgtcgttttcttaatttaactGTTTTGCTCggttttgctcttcattaatattcatattttcgattatccggactatttcgtgtggtcccaacgagtccagataatcgaggttcgactgtgaAGTATTCCGTATATTAACTCATTAGATACAGCGCTACAAGGTCCCAGCAAACCCTAAAAGTAATTGCATGTTTGGTTGTGTGTTGTGAAGACCGCTGTGAGACTGTTGAAATAATTACACctaatttttttgacaattgttGCAGCCTCGGCTGTCGTTGTGAATAAATTTGGATCATTCAATGGCGTCCACACTATGAAGCGAAACACTGAAATCGCTGAAAGTATTGCTCTGCGAAATATTCTTTCAAAGGCGAttttaaaattcattttcattatgGCTTTTATGAGTAAACTCCTGGCGTATAATTTTGCAAATTGtcattgaatttattaataaagACTCTTGTTATTACTTGTCAACATTTTCCGTCGTGCCAGCCAAACAAGAATCCCGCAAAAAGAGAATAACATCTTTTGAGCGTGCCCAGCTTTCAAAAATTCTTGACAAGCCCAGAGGACCAGAACGATTGCAAATTTgaactttaaataattttttgtgtgTGAAAGAATTGCAAGTTTGAGTTTCCTAGAGTCACAGGATAATATTGCAACAATAATATCCTAACGCCGGTCTGTCGGACAGTGTAAAGATACCACGTGCCTACAACGAGTTTGACACGCTCTTTTGGCATGGTAGTATTCGAAGACTACCCACGAtactttcttttcctctttcttcctttccttctctttcattggtctttattatttttgcaaaaataCAGGCACCTGTTAAGTCAAATTTATCGGAAATTAACATGTTCTCGATACAGCTTCAGTTCTAACTCTCTCTGTTATTGGCTGGAAGGAATCGATTGGTTTCAAACAAAAACTGGTGGCTGACTAACTATATACAGGTGGATACAGTGCTGCTTCGGACAAATTTCTACTCCTTTCAATGAAGGGAAATATGGCCAGAAATACGTGCAAAAAAGTGGAGTCCGACGAGGAGATATGGCAGACAGAAATGAGAAGTATCAGGGAACGAAATCAACATATGTTCAACAATGAATTGATGAGTGATGTTTATTTCATTGTAGGCAAGACAGAAAAAATGAAGATCCCTGCTCATAAATATGTTATGGCAATCGGCAGCCCAGTCTTTTATGCCATGTTTTACGGTAGAATGGCAGAGAAAGGCTGCGACATAAAAATAGCAGACTGTGAAACAAACAGCTTTATGGAACTTTTGAGGTATATTTACTACGACGAAGCCAAAATTGATCCGTCCAACGTCTTCGGAATTTTATATTTGGCAAAGAAATACATCCTGCCTTTTTTGGCCGAGAAATGCGTGGAATTCTTGGAAGAGAATATTGATCACCAAAATGCCTTCACGTTACTGGCTCAAGCGCGTTACTTTTGTGAACCTAAACTGGAAGAAAAATGCTGGGAAATTATTGACAGGGAGACCTCAAAAGTCCTGTCTTCGGAATCATTTACTGAAGTTGATCACGAGACTCTGCTAGCTGTACTAACACGTGATACATTGACGGTGCTGGAAGCAGAGTTGTTCAAAGCCGTGAAGCGCTGGGCCGAAGCCGAGTGCAATCGGAAGATTCTTCCGCCGACACCCGAAAACAAGCGAAGTGTGTTGTCTCGCGCACTTAATTTTATAAGGTTTCCTGTTATGACCCTTAAAGAGTTTTCGGACGATGCAGCTCAATCTGGAATACTGACCTCGGATGAAACAATTAAcgtatttttgtattttggatCGAAGGATGACACGAAAATAAAGAACTTTCTAACACACCCACGCCCCGGTGCTCATAGGGTTTACCGCTGTACACGTTTCCCAAGTCACGGACAGGATTGGCAGTGCGAGGGAACTAACGTGGATAGCATCAAATTCACGGTTGATCGAGAAATCACTGTACTTGGGGTTGGACTGTACGGAATCAGCAATCATGAGGATAGTTCAAGATCTTTTAGCGTCGATGTAGAACTCCTAGATTCACACAATGATGTTATGTGTTCTTACGAAGGAAGTTTTTTTGCCGATGTCAACAAGTGCGTTCACGATATTCTCTTTGATGAGCCTATGATCATAAAAGATCATCGGCCATACATCATCCGGGTTCTTCTCAAGGGACCCTCTACGCTCGGGGGTACAGACGGGATGAGAGATGTCATCGCTGAAGGGGTCAGGTTTCGATTCGACGTGGATGAGGCAAGTTTTAATGGGACAACAACTGCAGACGGACAAATACCAGATATTGTGTTTAAGATCTAGAGACACCGATTAAAACTAAGAGGATGAGAATGTTGTAGACGCACCAGCGGTTCCCTATACTGAAAAAAGAATACAATTTAGAAACTAATTAGCCTCTTACAATATTTTCAAATTATCAACGAGTAGTTTCATGGCGATTTAGAATTAATTGCATTTATACTACggtaacaataaaaaacagtagttttgcacgcctTGCACGTGGGTTACttaatttttgaacatttcacAGCCGTTCTAAAATCGTATCAACAGGGAGCTTAATTATAGACGATGGCAACGGCAGCACCAGaaagcaatgatctgattggttgaatgacgaaaaataatcgtgctgcacgtgcggcacacgCTATAGCataattctttgacgtagtctgccaaactaCAGCGTGAACTTCCGAAATTTAAGTCACGACAACGTGAACAAACAACaggaaatctttcattctctatctTAAAGTCTACAACACTCCTATCAGTCCACCTGAAGCGTAATCTGTGAACATTATAGAATGCgacaaaaaagcaataatcgccaagtgacgttttatctgcctaagctccctattaaatTATATGCAGTAAACTGCTTTGTTGCCGTGTTGACGAAAGTTGAGCTCTTCACGACAAATTTTGATCTTTTTCTTGTACCTTCTCATGCTCATGCAAATTTAATTCCCAGGTAAGAGTTAGAAAACGTTTGACATACCAaaggaataatcgagaaatgacagCAAAAACGCGAAGTTACGTACGTTTCCAGAAGACAGCTTCACTGTCTCTGAAGTCGTCTAATCAACTTTACGAAACACCGAACAGCGATGGCGATAACCATTGACAATTGCCGTAAACTGCTGAGATCAGTTTTTGGTGGCCTCTGATTTGCTTAGTACTTTcctatcaatcaatcaatttattAAAGTCATAGCGTGGGATTGAGGTTGCCCTCAGTAtccgagccagaggctcatgtataAAACGCATGACAGAAGCagaactaaaaaaataaaagtaaatacATAACAATAATATGATCAAATCATTACTGGCATGCCGTATGTAAACATTACATGAAGTGATTTATCGTGACCTTCTGTTCATAGCAACAGGATGTTGTTCACTGAACCTACTTAAAATGGATAGCTCAAGCACAGAGGTTTGGTTCCTTGCAAATTATGACGATGATGGAAACTTGATGTGTCAGCTCCAGACTAAATTTGATCCATCTTCTTTGATCATGAAGTTCAAATAGGAGGCCTTGTGAGTGCCATGTCCCCAACCCCATGGCCAATACTATGATACCAGAGTGATACAAATATTATAGGAGGTGACGCTTAGTTAATAGtctaaatttttgaaaactctTCGTTTTCTGAAAGTGATGTCACACAATTTGCCCCTGAGAGTCATCCACATACTGTCATTACATTTTTGATTTTACCTTAACTTTGAGCGTTTTCATAGTTCGTACTAATTATGGCTTTTTTGTGCAGCATTTCAcctagtctgccaaacgaccacGTGAAATTTTAATCGCGTTTAAACATTGGCCAATCACGGTGCCCATACTAAGCGTGTGTTTGAACTGTTTGAACTTTCATTCTTTCGCTCATGCGCAGACAGAATGCGCATCTGCTTGATTGGTTTCGTAATTTGCGGGCTCATTGAAAGGCTTtgattccaagatggcggaacacaacctcgtccccagggccttctccttgacgatgttcaaaatggcggctcgtctggagaaggccctggcaaaggctgacaaaatctccaaaaatcTTGGAGATTTTTATCAcgtgacattttgaaaaaaaatggcggcaaagCATCGCGTGAGAACCAAGATAGCGGTCAAAATACATACCTTAAAACGTGTAAACTTTATGCACGAGACATTGATAGCTACGTAGTGAGATGAAATATTATATTTTCGGATGTTTGGAATCTGGAACACGACTTTTGCGCTGTAAAGGTTCGTGTATAGTCATAAAAATATCTCGGTAATTGTGTACTCTCACTGAAATCAGATGGAACAACTTAGcagagtgaaaacaaactctttgtGGCCTCATATTCCTATAAGCTCATTCAAGCAAGATGAGTCACTTAATACTCCAACTTGCTATGTGAAGATGAAGTAATTAAGctgaaactttttaattttaattgtgatttgtcaagagtgaaataaaattaccgattgattgaatgaatttGTAATGCACGGGCACCGATTTTTATTAAGTTGAGTAAAATATACACTTGTAGGATGCAGTTTTTAACATATAAGACCTACATACTCTTATGATTGGCACAACCACCCTTGTAATTAACAATTTTTGGATGTACTGGCATGAACATTTAATATATGCTACAATGCAAGCCTTTGGATTCAATTATACATGTAAACTTAGAGGCAAAAAGAATCTAACCTTTGCCATAATTGAGGTTATGTAGGTGATATTCTTGAACCTATTTCTTGCTGATTACATAGGAATATTTGACTTGTATAaatgatgagaaaaaaatatgtagacCCAGCTTCAATTCCTTAGTGACCCACTTTActttactgtatatatatatatttatgaaaaTACATCCTTATTCAACATGAAATGAAACTAGTGGCTGATAAGTCAAGGCTGCGTTGTTGTGGATGCTTCAGTTGCAGTAGTATATGTTCTTCATGccaatatataatatattggcatgaagaacatatactactgaaaatttactaaaaatttgcaatttgcaagtaattttttttggggggggatGGGGGGAGGAGTAAATACTTCAGTTCTTTTCAAACTAATGACATACTGCAAgagaacaaataataatttcaatttccatttttaatttattaattgtttAACCTGAGTGAAAAGTTTAACTGTTGTGTAAGTACATCCTATTTGCAGCTTGCAAACATCAAAACTGATTTCTTCAACCAAAGTTTTAcatgaattgttttcatttaccaTAGTCTAACCTAATAGTTCATCTTAGTTCCAGTAATTATCTTGGCCAAAATGATTTGTTGCATGGTTCTTGTTATCAAACTCCTGAATAGAACAATATTGGGAATGAGTTTATCCAAAGATataagttttgttgaatttcaATATTCACCAGACTGAGtgtaaaatggaagaaaaactgagtgtatataataaaatgcatatgaaattaaataataattacaacctGCCAATTATTGTCAATTATTGTCAACTGACAAGGTAAGAACAGTTTCCACCTTACAAGGACTTAAAATAATGGAGTTGCTTAAGCAATACTGATTACACCTTGGAAGAAGTCGCAAGAGATTTGGCATTATTGACTCTACTACAGGGTTTACCTTAAAACTAAGAGATGCCACAGTGTTGGAATGTGAGTGCTTGACCTCAGCTCAACACATCTTTTCGACCTTCCCCATATGGAAGAAGAAGCATGCTGAAGTCATTATGCAAGTAATAAATGATGTTGTGAGGAATACTGAACAACTGCTCGTGTTCTCAAGAGGTTGTGCAGAATAACATTGGATTATTCACTTATAATGATGcaagtcacgtgaaaacactataTTCTGTGACAACCAGTTCAAGTTGAATAATGGCTTTATCATTCAACTTGAATTGGCTGCCATAAAATATagtgtttgtaaattttttggATGTCATTAATCAGTGAACAATAACTTTGTAAAACAGATATGATGGTTTAATGTTCTTCTGACACACATTCTTATATTGTGCAAGGCAGGAAAATCTTCCTGTTGTAGTTTGTtgctgcatgttgttggttgatAATTTCATTCGCAGCTGTgaccaaagaaacaatcaaatttggaaaCAGTAATGCTAGGAAAACCTTTCTAACCACTACCCAAGGCACCATCCAGTCATCTGTGTAAACACCTTTGAAGAACATAAAGGCTTTCAAACAAGTAGTATAAAgcttatcaaaacaaaatgtagacATACAGAATGCAAATTCTTTCCACATGGCTTTATTACGCTAACATTGATTGAGGACAAGGTTGTGAAAGCTAGAATAAGACAAACATTTACAATTTGATCCATATATAATTATCATTGCCTAGATCAAAGAGCAATAGTTTGGAATatgtaatttttcatgtatctTCTTTATCATTATGAGTAACTAATACTCTCTTGGAATGTTATCACCTATAAGTCTTATTTTTGAGGTTGCATTGGCTTGTGGAATACACTAAAAGATATACAGCAGCTTTCATAAATGTTTTATTGGTCCCTCTCAGTGCGAAGATGGTTCATCAAGATTCATGTACAGTAGACAATAAGCCAGTACACCTATATCCTCCAAACTCCCTTCTCGCATGGGGAGGAAGGAAgtcaggaaaaaataaaataaagttgaattgttctttattcatttgtaagtctgtaaatttcttgtttggaaCAATTTCACTGAACATTAATGAACAATCTCCTTCACCTGTTCTCTTGTGCACTACTTAAAACAGATTTGACATAAGGCCTCCACTTATGGGAAAACAATAAGGAATTAAGGGTTTGGACACAATAAAACAGGAACATTATTCCCCTGCTGGGTACTGAAAAAAAAGCACTATAGTTCAATACAGTAAGCTTCTTTTAGATTTGAATCTCGAACATAGCCTTAGCCATATGTTTGGTTCCAATAACATTTCTCAAGAAGTTTATGCACATTGTATCAGTACATCTTTAACACCTGAAGGATGGCTCTAAAATTACTTTAACACCATCCAGACAGCAAATACCTTTGACAACAGAAATGCCACGTGCTATAACCTATATTCACAAGAACGTTTTCATCAAAGAATTgacagcaaatttaaaatattaagcaTTGGCTGGAAaatgttattagaaaaaaggaGTGTGCTTCAAACGAGATTTGAAAAAAGCCCAAACCTAATAAAGCTAGAAGGCCTATACTTAAAAAATACTGGGGGTTTTggctaaactgcagaataccctgccacttatTTACATCTCATTAAATAAGAATAGCAACTATGGTTATATACCTCGCTCTTCAAAGCACACCGACACATGAAAATGAAGTGGTTAtggagtggcagggtattctacGTGTGCAAGAAAATAGAAACgttttaatactgaataaacaacaaggttCAGTAACCAGCAAAAGCTCCTTTCATATTTGAGATTCGAACATAACAAACGTTTTCAActctactttaatttgtttccgaAAGCAGAAAAACTAATTGCTCATGAAAATAGACCAGCAAAAACAGCACATACTGGGCTGCATGTGGCGCTCTTCTACAGCTCGCTTGCTGTCGGCAGATCTGTACTTCAATAAAAGCTTTTTGTTATTCACATTTTCCCGGgcttatttcttcttctatAGTATAAGTTACAGCTTATAAATTAAAATCTAACGGAAAAGATTCACCTTTCGAATCGTTAACGGCAGCAGTCTGATTGAAGATCGCTTCAACGAAACTCCAATACAACCTCCTAAAGCCCTAGCTTAATCGAATACACTTGCCAGAAATTGTTCTTGCCACATGCACGTTCGCCATATTTATCTTCTTAGGattatttaaaccaatcagcttGTTCGCATAAATGGGCCAATCAGCAGGACTGTTAGTTCAGCctttgccagggtcttctcccgacgagccgccattttgaacatcgtcAAGGAtaaggccctggggacgaggttgggCGGAACACAACGAACTACGAGCGATCAGAGTTAGTAAAAACTCTGGAGCGGCTAAATACAGGAATGGCTCCGACCTGTCATTGGACGATAAAAAATAGTATTTAGTTGAGCTGAAGTTTGAATTCTCCGCTGCCTGTGACATGTTGTTTCTGGCGACGAATAATCCCTTCGTCTGGAACAGGTCAGCGAAAGATGAGCTCGCgacggcaggtacaaaacacaggtcacaggtcattgttttaccaatacaggaagtatcccaaacacttatGAAAGCTACCTTAGTAGGCCTAAGaaacagaaatttttaggccaaaggttagcttttacaagtgtttgggatactttctgtattggtaaaacaatgacctgtgacctgtgttttgtacttGCCGAGCTCGGGACCTGGTATCTAAGGTTGGTGGAGCAGGGAAGTGATTGTGTGGGAAAAAGATGAATCCAAGGTAACCATGCGAGGGGCCACTCCCAAAGGCACTGCCACACTGAAATAATCAGCGGAACACTTACCATTCCAATATTTACCACAAGTTGGGATGGAGAGAAAAAGCGAAATGGCAAAGCAACAGGTCAGCAAGCAAGAAAGCAAACCTGATGCAACCACAAGGAACTTCCTGTAAAATTCAATGTCACCTTAAAGACAATCCAAAGGATGACCACCAACAagcattgtttcaattttaatcCCCTCTAATTCAATTTCTGAAAAAGAACGGTGATTTTTAAgggaatttcattttttggaaaGTAACATTGGCTCCATCACTTCTGTATGTGAACTAGTATAAACACAAGCTTAAACTGCACCCTCCCAACACCTCCTTCTGTCTGTCACTGCTCTGTTTTGCAGGTAAACTATTTCAAGCTACAACTGCATTGATCAGAAACAAAAGGTAAAGGAAGTAACAAAATTTCAGATAACAATATTCCTAAGTTTACACTTTAAAGTCACTTACACAATGCAGCTTTTAGAAAAATGTTCTTTTATATCGTTTTTCAATTATGGTTATTTTTATGAAAATGCATACTGGAGATATATATCACACTCCTGTGTTAACCACACACAAACATGACTTTTATTAGTAGCTATAGGGAGAAAAGACTAAAATGAATATCGTTTACCGCTTTCACATTAGACAACTTTAATACCAAACTCTGGTAATTTGAAGAGAATATCTGACTAAAAGATTAGGGATTCAATTCTGACGTacgtaataataattttttgatTAGAACATCACTGAATTTTGGAGAATAGGATGGTGAAATTGAATTTATTTACCACCTGCAAGGTGTCATTATTTTCCTTGACCACTTCCAAACCAAAGATTGCTTGAATTTGTTATTACAGTTCTCAGTGGTGTTGACACATAAATGAGGTTAATGGGGTATTTTGCATTGTGTTGACCCAATTATGGTAGCCTTGTCTgtatgcagctgtaaacaaaagaagctttacATGCTGAAAATAACAACTCTTGGAGAGAGCTAAAAAGAGCGGCAATCTTTTCATTGAACcaatagacccttttcataaatggctgccaattataaattcttttgttattattaaaattagcctgactaacctcgtttttgagttgacaattcaaaagaatttttactgcCAAACGAGGTTAGTGAggctaatttaaatgcatacaaaaggattttaaattggcagccatttatgaaaagggtctatgaATGTgtcaaagaattattttcatacaagcaaagaaaaaggcaaTCTTTAATTTAATATAACTTCGCATGGAGTGCAAATACCTTGTTCCTTGACAGGCCACAGAAAATATATTCTTCTCATTTATTACAGTAAATGATAACATAAATGCTCACTGTAGCTAATTTTCAATTGTGTTATTAATAATCAATTGGATAAAGTTGCACCTgtgtgttgaaaaaaaaattaattgcagtttgtttcaaattcagTCAAGTGTTAAATCTCAGTTTTGAGgaattcataataataattgttctggtttctttatgagcttGCTAAATGCCACTAAATTTCCTTAAAAGTGGTATGTATAATATTGTTATTGATAATATTGAGAATTGTGGCAAAATTATAGTGGACTGAACTGAAAATATTGGTAGTGGGCAAAATCTCTTGATCTTGAGTTGATCAAACTAGGCATATATAGACATATCATGTTATATAATCAAGCAAGTAACAAatttaataatataattataataaaaataatcttTGTTTTTCTACCAGATATGAAACAGATGTTTGAGACTGTACATGCTGATGTTCTTTAACTTCCAGAAAGATTTGAAGTAAACTAATAAATGCC
The nucleotide sequence above comes from Acropora muricata isolate sample 2 chromosome 12, ASM3666990v1, whole genome shotgun sequence. Encoded proteins:
- the LOC136892321 gene encoding chloride intracellular channel protein 3-like — protein: MSLTIFVKGSNDPFKVHREMGDCPSSQRILMILRLKGLQFQQEYVDLNKKDPRKWEEFVKRSQGRLKIPVLIHGDFEPMEDADTIAAYLEDTFSEPNLSSNATDAGRDLYSKFALFMRNGKPENDAKLRSALSKELGRLNDFLKQRPGAYLDGDHLRLPDCNLLPKLMHVKEAGELKGFVIPQEYDAVLTYLNEATKQRAFRDTFTEAVKNDIKEGWKKKLGNSMATNWRR
- the LOC136892320 gene encoding BTB/POZ domain-containing protein 6-like, giving the protein MKGNMARNTCKKVESDEEIWQTEMRSIRERNQHMFNNELMSDVYFIVGKTEKMKIPAHKYVMAIGSPVFYAMFYGRMAEKGCDIKIADCETNSFMELLRYIYYDEAKIDPSNVFGILYLAKKYILPFLAEKCVEFLEENIDHQNAFTLLAQARYFCEPKLEEKCWEIIDRETSKVLSSESFTEVDHETLLAVLTRDTLTVLEAELFKAVKRWAEAECNRKILPPTPENKRSVLSRALNFIRFPVMTLKEFSDDAAQSGILTSDETINVFLYFGSKDDTKIKNFLTHPRPGAHRVYRCTRFPSHGQDWQCEGTNVDSIKFTVDREITVLGVGLYGISNHEDSSRSFSVDVELLDSHNDVMCSYEGSFFADVNKCVHDILFDEPMIIKDHRPYIIRVLLKGPSTLGGTDGMRDVIAEGVRFRFDVDEASFNGTTTADGQIPDIVFKI